GCATCCAAGTGATTACGCCGACACATTTTTCATCGTTATTGGCTGCTTTGAAAACAGTTTCCACTTCTTTAGAAGAGTTGGCAGTACCCTTATATACCACCTTAACAGGGAGTTTACCGGATTCATTCAGTCCGTTTACCATTTCATTAGAGTGTGCGTCTACTGCGATTACTGCGTCACCTCCGTACAGAAGCTGAGCTCCTGTTACGAACCATACTTCATATTGATCAAATACGTTATTCATAATGTTATTGCTTTAATTTTTAATATCTATTTTTTAGTTGTTACTGTCCATAATAAGCATTCGGACCATGCTTGCGACTGAAATGTTTTTCTACCAGCAATGGGTTCATTGTTAAATTCGGGTTTACCGCATAAGCGATACTTGCCATTTTGGCTACCTGTTCCATTACCACAGCGTTGTGTACAGCATCGTGCGCGTCTTTCCCCCAAGAAAAAGGACCGTGATTCTTCACCAACACTCCCGGTGTGTGTACAGGATTCAATCCTTCAAAACGTTTTACTATCACATTACCGGTTTCCAGTTCGTAAGCGCCTTTCACTTCGGCTTCCGTCATATCTGCTGTGCAGGGAATGGCATCATGGAAATAATCCGCGTGAGTCGTTCCGATGTTCGGAATGTCGCATCCCGCCTGTGCCCAGGCAGTCGCATAAGTAGAGTGAGTGTGTACCACTCCGCCAATCTCCGGAAATGCTTTGTAAAGCACTACGTGAGTAGGAGTATCCGAGGATGGCTTCAGCCGTCCTTCAACGACCTTGCCATCCAGATCCACTACTACCATATCTTCTGCTTTCATGTCATCATAACTTACGCCACTGGGTTTGATTACTACCAGTCCGCTTTCACGGTCGATAGCAGAAACATTACCCCAGGTAAAGATGACTAATCCATGCTTTACCAATTCGAGATTGGCATGAAATACTTTTTCTTTTAGTTCTTCCAGCATAATGATTAGATTTTAAATTTCGGGTCTTTGCGGTAAGCCTTGCCGTTGAACTTATACAAGGCAGCCCCCCGTTTGGAACCCAGTTTATCAATTTTATCAGTCTTTTCTATATAATCCATTTCAGCCACTCTTTTACGGAAATTCCGTTTATCCATCGGTTCGTCGTAAATCGCTTCATATAGACTTTGCAGTTGAGACAACGTAAAGAGTTTCGGAAGCAGATTGAATCCGATAGGTTCTACGGATGCTTTCTGTTTCATCAGTTCCCGTGCTTTTTCTACCATTTCAGGATGGTCGAAGATAAGCGGGGGAAGTTCGTTCATATTCACCCAGTAAGCATTGTGCTTCTGAACCAGTTTCCGGTCATACTCATTGATGTTAATCAATGCATAGTAAGCCACAGAGATAACCCGTTCGCCCGGATCGCGGTCGATAGCTCCAAAAGCTCCTACCTGTTCCATATAAACGTTTTCCAGTCCGGTAAGCTCATGCAATACACGTTTGGCGGCATCATCCACACTTTCATTGTTTTGCACAAATCCTCCCATCAGTGACCATTCACCCATTGCCGGCTCGAAGTTTCTCTTCAACAATAATAGGCTGATTTCCCCTTCGTAGAAACCAAAGATGATGCAGTCGATACCGACATAGAAGGTGGGATTCGAGCTGTAATAAGCCTCTCCCCGGTCCTTTCCAGAGGAGAGGGAGTTCGAGCTTATCATTGACTCTTGTGAATTATCTTTATCCATTAGATTGTATTTTTTTGTAATAAACAGCCTTCGTAAGCAAGCCTTCAGGCTCCCTCTCCTTGGGAGAGAGGGCGAAGGTCCTTTTTACCAGAAATACCAGTAGAAAGCAGCTGTAATAGCCAGGATAATTACAGTATGAATAATATCCCAGTGATTCCAGCTTGTACGTGTAGCAGCTTTTTGCTCTTTGGTAGCTGTTCCGAATACTAGTCCCTGAATCTTTTCTGCAGTAGGTGCTTTTGTTGCCAGACTGACTACAATTACTACAATAATACAGAACAGGAACATCCATCCGCAGAAGAACAACCAGTTCATGTCATAGAACAGATATTTAAAGGTAGAATCCGCTACTTCACCTGCATTGCTATAATACACCTTAGCCCCCAGACGAGTTAAACCAATGACCATACCGGA
The Bacteroides luhongzhouii DNA segment above includes these coding regions:
- a CDS encoding L-ribulose-5-phosphate 4-epimerase, producing the protein MLEELKEKVFHANLELVKHGLVIFTWGNVSAIDRESGLVVIKPSGVSYDDMKAEDMVVVDLDGKVVEGRLKPSSDTPTHVVLYKAFPEIGGVVHTHSTYATAWAQAGCDIPNIGTTHADYFHDAIPCTADMTEAEVKGAYELETGNVIVKRFEGLNPVHTPGVLVKNHGPFSWGKDAHDAVHNAVVMEQVAKMASIAYAVNPNLTMNPLLVEKHFSRKHGPNAYYGQ
- a CDS encoding NUDIX hydrolase, with product MISSNSLSSGKDRGEAYYSSNPTFYVGIDCIIFGFYEGEISLLLLKRNFEPAMGEWSLMGGFVQNNESVDDAAKRVLHELTGLENVYMEQVGAFGAIDRDPGERVISVAYYALININEYDRKLVQKHNAYWVNMNELPPLIFDHPEMVEKARELMKQKASVEPIGFNLLPKLFTLSQLQSLYEAIYDEPMDKRNFRKRVAEMDYIEKTDKIDKLGSKRGAALYKFNGKAYRKDPKFKI